TTGAATaacttttatcatttaaaatcacTGTCGAATGGTTACTTTCAGCTATAACGGGTTGACAAAGACCTAAACAACATAATACAGAACTTTATTGTCGAAATGAGACCTGTCCGCTGTATCACGTGACAATGCATTTACATAATATATGATCACAACTACTTTGCAGAAATGCACACGTATATAAGTAGGTGAGTCGCATACTGTAACAATCATGTTCgaagttaataataataataataataataataataataataataataataataataataataatacaaataataataacgtaCCTTCCAAAAAGTGATCCGTCTTTTGTTATACGGCTGTATACGACGCGCGTTGAACTAACGCCATACTTCCTGCAGAAATTTTAATATCAAGAGCACTGTCAAAGTCCTTTaacattttgacctattatccataTGATTGACTTTCCAAACATAACTTTACCACGTTATTGTCCACTTTTGAAAACTGTGTTTACACAACCACCCAAACCGAAAGTGGAGCTGGATTCATTTCATTTCGCGGTATAACCACAAAGTATTTGTTTGGTTCGAGGAACAAAAACGAACAAAGACAATGGTGTATTTATGCAATACGGAATACCATTTCCAATTTCAGTACTGGCTTGTCAGACGCATAAGTGGTTTGTTTCATATTACAATTAAAAGCCTTTACTTGTCTAAAACAATGTAAATttgatgtgttttattttattaattttttcaaGATGACTATTATCACGTTAAACCCTCAAGATAGTTTTAGATAAACATATCGTGAAGGACGTGCTTTGATTATCCCTCTTGAGTGACATTTTCATAAGATCATGAAACTCACACAAATTTGTTTACTTAAGGGACACCACATTGCACTTTTCATTTTCATATGTGCACGCAAATAAACAATTATGTTtctcgaaaaaaacaacattggcaCAAGTGTTGCAACAAGTAAATGATTCATTTTTCGCAAAATTTATGTTCCTTGATTATTGTTTTTGCTGCTTCTGTTGTTGGTGTTTTAGTTGTTGTAattgatgatggttatgatgattatgatgatccTGGTGaaggttatgatgatgatgaggaggagaaatatgcttctgctgctgatgatgatgacgaggatgatgatgatgatgatgattatgatgctgctgatgatgatgttgatgctgctgatgctgctgctgatgatgatgattatgatgatgatgctgatgatgctgatgatgctgatgctgctgctgatgatgatgctgatgatgctgatgctgctgctgatgatgatgaagatgatgattatgacgatgaggatgatgataatgatagtgatgatgatagtgaggatgtttataataatgatgctgatgttgatgatgctgatgaagctgatgctgctgatgctgatactgctgttgctgctgatgatgatgatgataatactactactaattataataatactaatagtactaataatactaatactaatacttttTGCTGCTTCTGTTGTTGGTGTTTTAGTTGTTGTAattgatgatggttatgatgattatgatgatccTGGTGAAGgttatgatgatgaggaggaggagaaatatgctgctgctgctgatgatgatgatgacgaggatgatgatgatgatgatgattatgatgctgctgatgatgatgttgatgctgctgatgctgctgctgatgatgatgattatgatgatgatgctgatgatgctgatgatgctgatgatgctgatgctgctgctgctgatgatgatgctgatgatgctgatgctgatgatgatgatgatgaagatgatgattatgacgatgaggatgatgataatgatagtGATTATGATAGTGAGGATGTTTATAATAATGATGCTGatgttgatgatgctgatgaagctgatgctgctgatgctgatactgctgttgctgctgctgatgatgatgataatactactactaattataataatactaatagtactaataatactaatactaatacttatactagtaataataataataataataataaaaatactactactactactactactactactactactactactaataataataataataataataatggttataataataattatgataaaaatattgataataataataactataataataataataataataataataataatgataatgatatcCGCTATTATGTCAAATcaactatatctttttaaaacgttTACATTAGTGTTCGTGAACTTCCTGTTATAAAACTGACTTATCCGCGCATGGCCGGAAAAAACAGcttaaaatttaaacatttccTCTTATGTGATACTTATTGTTCAGAGCAAAGAAACATCTTACTTCAGAATATTATTAATGCTATTCAGATAAACGGTAAATCCGGTATAAACTCTGTACGATGACATGTACGTCAAATACACGGTGTAGAGCAATTTACAAGAAGAAACCATAGCTGACCAAATCGCATTAAGAGTTTATTTCTAGGTAATTAAAACTCATTCaaactacttctgctactactactgcaactactactgctactactgctactgctactgctactgcaactactactagtagtagcagtagcagtagcagtagcagtagcagaagcagtagcagtagcagtagcagtagcagtagcagtagcagtagtagtagtagaagaagtagtagtagtagtagtagtagtagtagtagtagtagtgtagtagtagtagtagtagtagtagtagtagtagcagtagcagtagcagtagcagtagcagtagcagtagtagtagtagaagaagtagtagtagtagtagtagtagtagtagtagtagtagtagtagtagtagtagtagtagtagtagtagtagtagtagtagtagtagcagtagcagtagcagtagcagtagtagtagcagtagcagtagcagtagcagtagcagtagcagtagtagtagtagaagaagtagtagtagtagtagtagtagtagtagtagtagtagtagtagtagtagtgtagtagtagtagtagtagtagtagtagtattagtagtagcagtagcagtagcagtagcagtagcagtagcagtagtagtagtagtagtagtagtagtagtagtagtagtagtagtagtagtagtagaagtagtagtagtagtagtagtagtagtagtagtagtagtagtagtagtagtgtagtagtagtagtactagtagtagtagtagcagtagcagtagcagtagtagtagtagtagaagtagtagtagtagtagtagtagtagtagtagtagtagtagtagtagtagtgtagtagtagtagtagtagcagtagtagtagtagtagtagtagtagcagtagcagtagcagtagcagtagtagtagtagtagtagtagtagcagtagcagtagcagtagcagtagtagtagtagtattgtacaAACTTGTATCAGAACTGACGGGCAAAAGTATAGAAAATAAAATGCTAAATGACATTCAAGAAAGGAACCTTGCAAAGGCATTTGCTAATCACTTCATGAATAAAAGTGATACCATTCGAGAATCTTTCAGAGATTTTGATGATTACAAAGAAGAAATTAAAGATGCACCATCGTTTGAAACTTTTcaagaactgcctaaagatgaaGTTAAAGCTCTTATTTCTCAATTGCAAACTATATCTTGTGCACTTGATGTTTTAccaacaaatgttcttaaatCACATTAAATGGCATATCCCCTCTTTGAACCAGGTTAGTGAATCTTTCATTAAAACAAGGAGTCTTTCCGCTGAAATGGATGCAAGCGATAGTACGACCTATAGATAAAATAAATGGTCTCGAACTTGAACTCTCGAACTATAGACCAGTAagcaatttctcatttttatCCAAATTGATTGAAAAAGCCACACTCTTCAGACTTAATATCCATACCGATAGTAATAACCTTTTACCGAAAACCCAGTCGGCATATCGGCGACATCATTCAGTTGAGTCAGCCCTGCTGCGACTTATCAATGACCTTCTGGATGGCATGGAGAAACATAAAGTTACCACCTTAATAGCCATCGATTTAAGCGCTGCATTCGACACAGTGGACCACAACATTCTACTGGACGTTCTTAACAGTCAATATGGCGTCTGTTCCACAACATTAAACTGGTTGGACTCGTATATACGACCGCATAGTTACCATGTCAACATTGAATCAACGATGTCAGCTCCATGCCAGCTATAGTGCTCCGTACCACAAGGAAGCTTTCTCGGGCCTTGGCTATGTTTAACATACGCAGGAACGCTCTTCGATGTCATTCCGCAGCATATGTCTGTGTATGGAATCGCTTATGATCACACTGCAAATATTCGCTTTACTCCAACACCATCGATGGAACACAAAGCAATACACGACCTTCAAGACTGCGCAATAACCATGAACAACTGGATAAATGGGAGAAAGCTCACAATGAATAACTCAAAAACGGAATTTATAATGTTTGGTAGTCGGAAACAACTTGACAAGTGTGTGACTGAGTCGGTTGTCATTATAAATGATGCAATCCCAAAACAAAAGTTTATGCGCTATCTTGATGTCTTTTTAGATGAAGCACTTATTTTTAAGGAGCATATAACGCGTTAATGTAGAACAGCCatgcttaattatttttaaatcaagagcattcgaaaatatttaacaagtgaAGCCACCGAGATTCTTGTTTTATCATTAGTTGTTTCACATCTAGATTACTGTAACGTCTTATTGTATGGAGCCGCACAGTGTGATCTTAATACAATGCAGAGAATTCAAAATATGTGCGCAAAGCTAGTTTTAAATCGGAATAAATACGATAGTTCCGGGCAAGCATTGTTCGATCTCCATTGGTTACCGGTAAAGACCAGAATTGAGTTCACACTATTGACCTTTATGTACAACTGTTCCCTTGGAAACGCGCCGGCTTATCTTACGAAACTATTAACGCTTCAACTTCCGAAGCGGAACCTGAGCTCTGCAGACAATAATGTAATGAGCTATACAGTCCCTGTAAACAAACGACGAACATTAAGCGATAGGGCTTTCCGGACTGTTGGCCCAAGAATCTGGAACACTATTCCATTAGCGATCAGGCAGTCAGATACATTGGATTCATttcaagtagtagtagtagtagtagtagtagtagtagtagtagtagtagtagtagtagtagtagtagtagtagtagtagtagaagtagtagaagtagtagtagtagtaatagtagtactattagtagtagtagaattagtaaaagtagtagaagaagtagtagtagtagtagtagtagtagtagttgttgttgttgttgttgttgtagtagtaatagtagtagtaggagtaatagtagtagtagtagaagtagtagtagtagtagtagaagtagtagtagtagtagtagtagtagtagtattagaagtagtagtagtagtagtagaagtagtagtagtagtagtagtagaagtagcaatagtagtagtagtagtagtagtagtagtagtagtagtaagagtagtagtagtagtagtagtagtagtagtagtagtagtagtagtagaagaagaagtagtagtagtagtagtagtagtattagaagtagtagtagtagtagtagaagtagtagtagtagtagtagtagtagtagtagaagtagtaatagtagtagtagtagtagtagtagtagtagtagtagtagtagtagtagtagtagtagtagtagtagtagtagtagtagtagtagtagtagttgtagtagtagtagtagtagtagtagtagtagtagtagaagtagtagaagtagtaatagaagtagtagtagtagtagaagtagaagtagtagtagaagtagtagtactagtagtggtagtagtagtagtagtagtagtagtagtagtagtagtagtagtagaagtagtagtagtagtagtagtagtagtaatataagtagtagtagtagtagtaatataagtagtagcagtagtagtagtagtagtagtagtagtagtagtagtagtagtagtagtagtagtagtagtagtagtagtagtagtagtagtagtagtagtagtagtagtagaagtagtagtagtagtgatagtagtactattagaagtagtagtagtagaagtagtagatgtagtagaagtagtagtagttgttgttgttgtagtagtagttgtagtagtagtagtagtagtagtagtagtagtagaagtagtagtttcagtagtagtagtagtagtaatagtagtagtagtagtagtagtagtagtagtagtagtagtagtagtagtagtagtagtagtagtagtagtagtagtagtagtagtagaagtagttagtagtttcagtagtagtagtagtagtaatagtagtagtagtagtagtagtagtagtagtagtagtagtagtagtagaagtagtagtagtagtagtagtagtagtagtagtagtagtagtagtagtagtagtagtagtaatagtagtagtagtagtagaagtagtagtagttgatgttgttgttgttgtagtattagaagtagttgttgtagtagtagtagtagtagtagttgtagtagtaggagtagttgaagtagtagaagtagtagtagtagtagtagtagtagtagtagtagtagtagtagtattagtagtagtagtagaagttgtagtagttgtagtactagtagtagtagaagtagtagtagtggtagtggtagtagtagtagtagttgtaggagtagtagtagtagtagtatagtagtagtagtagtagtagtagtagcagtggtagtagatgtagtagtagtagtagtagtagtggtagtagtagtagtagtagtagtagtagtagtagtagtagtagtagtagtagaagtagtagtagtagtagtagtagtagtagtagtagtagtagtagtagtagtagtagtagtagtagtagtagtagtagtagtagtagtagtagaagtagtggtagaagtagtagtagtagtagtagtagaagttgtagtaataatgataatagtagtattagtagtagtagtagtagttgttgttgttgttgtagctgtagtagtagtagtaattgtagtagtataGCCATATAGGCTATATCTTAACCGAGTTCGAACCTTAGTCACTTGAGGTCTAAACTAGGCCACTATGTCAACTTAAAGAGAAAGCTTTTTAAAACTTTATAATTCACATAGATACAAACATGGTGAGAACATTTAATCTAATGGTGACTCAGCTAAATTCGAACATGGACGTGCTTCGtcgaaaaaaatggccgccatggcGCGGGGGCGGtgtccctatatggctatagttaaaccttgtaaacactctagaagtcaaatttgtAGTCAATCTTCATTAAGGTT
This is a stretch of genomic DNA from Dreissena polymorpha isolate Duluth1 chromosome 7, UMN_Dpol_1.0, whole genome shotgun sequence. It encodes these proteins:
- the LOC127836982 gene encoding uncharacterized protein DDB_G0271670-like, producing the protein RSSSSSSSRSSNSSSSSSSSSSSSKSSSSSSSSSSSSSSSRRRSSSSSSSSIRSSSSSSRSSSSSSSSSSRSSNSSSSSSSSSSSSSSSSSSSSSSSSSSSSSSCSSSSSSSSSSSRSSRSSNRSSSSSRSRSSSRSSSTSSGSSSSSSSSSSSSSSRSSSSSSSSSNISSSSSSNISSSSSSSSSSSSSSSSSSSSSSSSSSSSSS